The Carassius gibelio isolate Cgi1373 ecotype wild population from Czech Republic chromosome B9, carGib1.2-hapl.c, whole genome shotgun sequence genome includes a region encoding these proteins:
- the tmem177 gene encoding transmembrane protein 177, whose amino-acid sequence MASPFLRLSVFIQKYRTPLLLVGCGGVFSANMFYHVFPDYTYRKVYQAWHKGEPASLSEKLENVFQEVLKDSAVSFPKNFSAFAAFGFHPVGAGVPWLPSGVQIGIPANFNSTTDDPSGITNRTILINGKELQWDSDSGAALKNSLVFSEEAQKFAIAQEVARLGAGGPVLHAAVAPACLAGACIYSVAFKQIFGLQAGSIFFRAGVNVFAVGLGVLSYILASDALSQWLDYSSDHRAACLSSDYAKGGLEFYDKILTRNKTLRSLMGTKGEEMYATSGNLFPGHLLQLRHAPYTSRRDKILNLLKNDKV is encoded by the coding sequence ATGGCTTCGCCTTTTCTGAGACTCTCTGTGTTTATTCAGAAGTATCGGACACCACTGCTCCTTGTCGGCTGTGGAGGGGTATTTTCTGCCAACATGTTCTATCATGTTTTCCCAGATTATACATACAGAAAAGTTTACCAGGCCTGGCACAAAGGAGAACCAGCCAGCCTGTCGGAAAAGCTTGAGAATGTCTTTCAAGAGGTTCTCAAAGACTCCGCTGTCAGCTTCCCTAAAAACTTCAGTGCTTTTGCCGCCTTTGGCTTTCACCCAGTAGGGGCAGGTGTTCCATGGCTTCCCTCTGGAGTGCAGATCGGCATCCCAGCCAACTTCAACAGCACCACCGATGATCCATCAGGAATCACCAACCGGACTATTCTCATCAATGGCAAAGAGCTGCAGTGGGACAGTGATTCAGGCGCTGCTCTCAAAAACTCCCTGGTGTTCTCTGAGGAGGCACAGAAGTTTGCTATAGCCCAAGAAGTGGCTCGTCTGGGGGCTGGGGGTCCCGTGTTGCACGCTGCAGTGGCTCCAGCATGTCTGGCAGGGGCTTGTATATATAGCGTAGCCTTCAAGCAGATCTTTGGGCTCCAGGCTGGGTCCATCTTCTTCAGGGCTGGTGTTAATGTGTTTGCTGTGGGTTTAGGGGTTCTGTCTTATATCCTGGCTTCTGATGCTCTGAGCCAGTGGTTGGACTACAGCTCGGACCACCGTGCAGCATGTCTGTCAAGCGATTATGCAAAGGGTGGCCTGGAGTTCTATGACAAAATCTTGACACGGAACAAGACCTTGCGCTCTTTAATGGGCACAAAAGGGGAAGAGATGTATGCCACCAGTGGAAACTTGTTTCCGGGACATCTGCTGCAGCTCAGACACGCCCCTTACACATCTAGACGGGACAAGATtttaaatcttttgaaaaatGACAAAGTATGA